Proteins encoded within one genomic window of Bradyrhizobium sp. CB1717:
- a CDS encoding helix-turn-helix transcriptional regulator, producing MIPSRISHDQTSGKLRGGPSAGGPARPVLAEWQLRRIREAIESTDTPWTLEAMAALVGMSPDRFCKRFRAATGCPPHRWLMLQRIERAKQLLGDGNLTLTDIAYACGYANSAHFSTSFGRATGTTPSEYRRLHVRA from the coding sequence ATGATTCCGAGCCGGATTTCGCATGATCAAACGTCTGGCAAGTTGCGCGGCGGGCCAAGCGCGGGCGGCCCGGCCCGGCCGGTTCTTGCCGAGTGGCAGTTGCGGCGCATCAGAGAGGCGATCGAATCCACTGATACGCCCTGGACGCTGGAAGCCATGGCGGCGCTGGTCGGCATGAGCCCGGATCGCTTCTGCAAGCGCTTTCGCGCCGCGACGGGATGTCCGCCGCATCGCTGGCTGATGCTGCAACGGATCGAGCGGGCCAAGCAATTGCTGGGCGATGGGAACCTCACACTGACTGACATCGCCTATGCCTGCGGCTATGCGAACTCCGCACACTTCTCGACGAGCTTCGGACGTGCGACGGGCACGACACCGAGCGAATATCGACGGCTGCACGTCCGCGCATAG
- a CDS encoding ATP-binding protein yields the protein MRQIEFIRSNTFLWAAAVAAAMALFVAALFAFIYWKIDDYLIMRSDRMIATQLNFLAELPPGRLNDAISDHLKQDSRGVQYAGLFDGTGTRLAGNIARLPPHLDLGGPVQSVRLARVAPPAVHDAVVKAAGRRLGDGHILVMGRNVDETREISIVVGQALLLGLLPAFCLCLLAGAWLSIRAQRRVEQVNRHVQRIVAGDLRERLPQTNADDPFARLAGIVNGMLDEMETTINALAGVGNDIAHDLRTPLTRVRLALERGRTHAATLENLQDVVDKAIAGIDQALAIITALLRLAEIESSSRTAGFGDVALDEILRQVCDVYEPIAEDKDVELRVAIDRKAEVRGDPDLLFEAIANLVDNAVKFTPRGGRVTLALVSDDKSVRVRVSDTGPGIGAGEREAVLRRFYRSDKMRNTPGVGLGLSLVAAIVKLHGFRLTIYPAPGGRVEIFAPAEETSREAAASDPARARHASLAPM from the coding sequence ATGCGCCAGATCGAGTTCATCCGTTCGAACACCTTCCTCTGGGCCGCGGCGGTGGCGGCGGCGATGGCGCTATTCGTCGCCGCCCTGTTCGCCTTCATCTACTGGAAGATCGACGACTACCTGATCATGCGATCCGACCGCATGATCGCAACGCAGCTCAACTTCCTGGCCGAGCTGCCGCCCGGCCGGCTCAATGACGCGATCTCCGATCATCTCAAGCAGGATTCCAGGGGCGTGCAATATGCCGGCCTGTTCGATGGAACAGGCACCCGGCTTGCCGGCAACATCGCGCGATTGCCGCCGCATCTCGATCTCGGCGGGCCGGTGCAAAGCGTGCGGCTCGCCCGGGTCGCGCCGCCCGCGGTTCACGATGCCGTCGTCAAGGCTGCCGGCAGGCGGCTCGGCGACGGCCATATCCTCGTGATGGGGCGGAACGTCGACGAGACGCGCGAGATATCCATCGTCGTCGGGCAGGCGCTGCTGCTCGGGCTGCTGCCGGCGTTCTGCCTCTGCCTGCTCGCCGGGGCCTGGCTTAGCATCCGCGCCCAGCGCCGCGTCGAGCAGGTGAACCGGCACGTCCAGCGTATCGTGGCCGGCGATCTGCGCGAGCGGCTGCCGCAGACCAACGCGGACGATCCGTTCGCGCGGCTCGCCGGCATCGTCAACGGCATGCTCGACGAGATGGAGACCACGATCAACGCGCTGGCCGGTGTCGGCAACGATATCGCCCACGATCTCAGAACGCCGCTCACGCGGGTCCGCCTGGCGCTGGAGCGCGGCCGCACGCATGCGGCGACGCTGGAGAACCTTCAGGACGTCGTTGACAAGGCGATCGCCGGCATCGACCAGGCACTCGCGATCATCACCGCGCTGCTGCGCCTCGCCGAAATCGAGAGCAGCAGCCGCACCGCCGGCTTCGGCGACGTCGCGCTCGACGAGATCCTGCGGCAGGTATGCGACGTCTACGAACCCATCGCCGAAGACAAGGACGTCGAGCTTCGCGTCGCCATCGACCGCAAGGCGGAGGTGCGGGGCGACCCGGACCTGCTGTTCGAGGCGATCGCCAATCTCGTCGACAACGCCGTCAAGTTCACACCGCGCGGTGGACGGGTGACGCTCGCGCTGGTGTCGGACGACAAGAGCGTGCGCGTGCGGGTGAGCGATACCGGGCCCGGCATCGGCGCCGGGGAGCGCGAGGCGGTGCTGCGGCGGTTCTATCGCTCCGACAAGATGCGCAACACGCCGGGCGTGGGGCTGGGGCTGAGCCTCGTTGCCGCCATCGTCAAGCTGCACGGCTTCCGTCTGACCATCTACCCGGCGCCCGGCGGACGGGTGGAGATCTTCGCCCCGGCGGAGGAGACCTCACGCGAGGCCGCGGCATCCGATCCGGCTCGCGCGCGTCACGCGAGCCTTGCGCCGATGTGA
- a CDS encoding ABC transporter substrate-binding protein, with translation MSISRRQVLGGVGASLFAPAIIRAQGTRPIRIGEINSYSSAPAFTLPYRRGWQLAVEQVNAAGGLLGHELQIISRDDEGKPSVAIRAAEELVRRNGVDLLAGTYLSNVGLAISDFARQNRILFVASEPLTDALVWDRGHRYCYRLRPSTYMLAAMLVEEAAQLKATRWVTIAPNYEYGHSAVKWFTELLSRRRPDVQFIDSQWPPLGAIDAGAVVNALAQQKPEAILNVTFGPDLARFVRQGNDRGLFEGRDVVSFTTGEPEYLHPLGQDAPRGWIVTGYPVTEPLGEANNEFVAAYSARYGEAPTMGSVVGHALISSITAPIERLGSLDTEMMADGFGNVGFTTPFGPASWRAIDHQSTMGTFVGRTALKGDKGVMVDWTYRDGGTMLPSDAEVRKLRPSA, from the coding sequence ATGAGCATCTCCAGACGACAGGTTTTGGGCGGCGTCGGCGCGTCACTGTTTGCGCCCGCCATCATCCGGGCCCAGGGCACGCGACCGATCAGGATCGGCGAAATCAACTCCTACAGCAGCGCGCCTGCGTTCACGTTGCCTTATCGCCGCGGCTGGCAGCTCGCGGTCGAGCAAGTGAACGCCGCAGGCGGCCTTCTCGGCCACGAGCTACAGATCATCAGCCGGGACGACGAAGGCAAGCCGAGCGTCGCGATTCGTGCCGCCGAGGAGCTCGTGCGCAGGAACGGCGTCGATCTCCTGGCGGGGACATACCTGTCGAATGTCGGATTGGCGATCAGCGACTTCGCGCGGCAGAACCGGATCTTGTTCGTGGCGAGCGAGCCGCTGACGGACGCGCTCGTTTGGGATCGAGGACACCGATATTGTTACCGGCTGCGCCCCTCGACATACATGCTGGCGGCCATGCTGGTGGAAGAGGCGGCGCAACTGAAGGCGACACGATGGGTGACGATCGCGCCGAACTACGAGTATGGGCATTCCGCCGTCAAATGGTTCACCGAGCTTCTCAGCCGCCGGCGTCCCGACGTCCAGTTCATCGACAGCCAGTGGCCGCCCCTTGGCGCAATCGATGCGGGGGCGGTCGTGAACGCGCTCGCCCAGCAGAAGCCCGAGGCGATCCTCAACGTGACCTTCGGACCCGACCTCGCGAGGTTCGTCCGTCAGGGCAATGATCGCGGCCTGTTCGAGGGGCGAGACGTCGTATCCTTCACGACCGGCGAGCCCGAATATCTGCATCCCCTCGGACAGGACGCTCCGAGAGGATGGATCGTGACCGGCTATCCCGTGACCGAGCCTCTGGGCGAGGCGAACAATGAGTTCGTTGCGGCCTATTCGGCGAGATATGGCGAGGCTCCGACGATGGGCTCCGTGGTCGGTCATGCCCTTATCAGCTCGATCACGGCGCCGATCGAGCGGCTCGGAAGCCTCGACACCGAAATGATGGCCGACGGCTTTGGCAATGTCGGCTTCACGACGCCGTTCGGGCCGGCGAGCTGGCGTGCGATCGATCACCAGAGCACGATGGGTACGTTCGTCGGCCGCACAGCCCTCAAGGGCGACAAGGGTGTCATGGTCGACTGGACATACCGGGACGGCGGAACGATGCTTCCATCGGACGCCGAGGTTCGCAAATTGCGCCCGTCGGCCTGA
- a CDS encoding efflux RND transporter periplasmic adaptor subunit: MSDVRVRTNSDDVSDQPDPESGRIVELPGKEARPRRRHVGAWLGGAALLLLAGALGVGGWRHYQAARDLAVSTEQIRTAIPEVRVATVRASGDLMKVTLPATTTAFEAANIFARASGYIEKRYVDIGDRVKKGDLLAEITAPELDQQIAQAQATLSQNQAALQQAQASRELADVTNARDSNLVKKGWLTAQQGDNDRLTLRAQQAAVNVAQSNITAQEAQIRVLQQEKAYQRVVAPFDGVITQRNVDNGSLVSAGSTFMFTLMHSNVIRTQVFVPQDEAFGVAPGVDADIRVPEIPGRSFPGKVTRIATALQPGSRTLLTEIDVPNPDGALNPGIYCTVELSIPRKTPSVSVPADALVFDQNGLHVAVVRNGIVHLQKVSIARDFGTSIEVREGVQPGDQVVLNPPVNLTEGGKVTIRKQDASQGAQT, translated from the coding sequence ATGAGCGATGTTCGCGTACGGACCAACAGCGACGACGTGAGCGACCAGCCTGATCCGGAAAGCGGCCGCATCGTGGAGCTGCCCGGCAAGGAGGCGCGGCCGCGACGCCGGCACGTCGGCGCCTGGCTCGGCGGCGCCGCGCTCCTGCTCCTTGCCGGTGCTCTTGGCGTTGGCGGCTGGCGGCATTATCAGGCCGCACGCGATCTGGCGGTCTCGACAGAGCAGATCAGGACCGCCATTCCGGAGGTTCGGGTGGCGACGGTCCGTGCCAGCGGCGACCTCATGAAGGTCACGCTGCCGGCGACCACGACGGCATTCGAGGCGGCGAACATCTTCGCGCGGGCCAGCGGCTATATCGAGAAGCGCTACGTCGATATCGGCGATCGCGTGAAGAAGGGCGATCTCCTTGCCGAGATCACCGCGCCGGAGCTCGACCAGCAGATCGCGCAGGCGCAGGCGACGCTGTCGCAGAACCAGGCCGCGTTGCAGCAGGCGCAGGCGAGCCGGGAGCTTGCCGACGTCACCAATGCGCGGGACAGCAACCTGGTCAAGAAGGGCTGGTTGACGGCCCAGCAGGGCGACAACGACCGTCTCACCTTGCGCGCGCAGCAGGCGGCCGTGAACGTGGCGCAGTCGAACATCACGGCGCAGGAGGCGCAGATTCGCGTGCTGCAGCAGGAGAAGGCCTATCAGCGCGTGGTGGCGCCGTTCGACGGCGTGATCACGCAGCGCAACGTCGACAATGGCAGCCTCGTCTCGGCCGGATCGACCTTCATGTTCACGCTGATGCATTCGAACGTGATCCGGACGCAGGTCTTCGTGCCGCAGGACGAGGCCTTCGGCGTCGCGCCGGGCGTCGATGCCGACATTCGCGTCCCCGAGATTCCGGGCCGAAGCTTTCCGGGCAAGGTCACGCGCATCGCCACCGCGTTGCAGCCGGGAAGCCGGACGCTGCTGACCGAGATCGACGTGCCGAATCCGGACGGCGCCTTGAACCCGGGCATCTACTGCACGGTCGAGCTGTCGATCCCGCGCAAGACGCCGTCGGTGTCGGTTCCGGCCGATGCGCTGGTCTTCGATCAGAACGGTCTTCATGTCGCGGTCGTGCGCAACGGCATCGTTCATCTGCAGAAAGTCTCGATCGCACGGGATTTCGGCACGTCGATTGAAGTGCGCGAGGGTGTGCAGCCCGGCGATCAAGTCGTGCTCAATCCGCCGGTCAATCTGACTGAGGGCGGCAAGGTCACCATTCGCAAGCAGGATGCAAGCCAGGGGGCGCAGACATGA
- the rpoH gene encoding RNA polymerase sigma factor RpoH, which produces MAAGAVNAYSSIIGRYDMLEREEEQQLARRWQETRDADAANTLVTSHLRLAAKVARSYRGYSLPFADLMAEANLGLVIAASRFEPGRNSRFSTYATWWIKAAIHDYILRSWSLVRIGTTAAQKKLFFRLRGEMRKTAGGAMAGLTPEVAEAIAVKLEVSARDVIEMDGRLRGDLSLNARVGDDEHGAEWEAMLVDETSDAETILADQDQTERRAGALRIALKALTGRERRVLEARRLAEHPPTLDQLARELSISSERVRQIEIRAFAKVRRAAILATQSPSLVPPASDAERVFI; this is translated from the coding sequence ATGGCGGCCGGTGCGGTCAATGCGTATTCCTCCATCATCGGCCGCTACGATATGCTCGAGCGCGAAGAGGAGCAGCAGCTTGCGCGCCGCTGGCAGGAGACGCGGGACGCTGATGCCGCCAACACGCTGGTCACGAGCCATCTCCGCCTCGCCGCCAAGGTGGCGCGGAGCTACAGGGGATACAGCCTGCCGTTCGCCGATCTCATGGCCGAGGCCAATCTCGGGCTCGTGATTGCGGCGTCGCGGTTCGAGCCCGGCCGAAACTCGCGGTTCTCCACCTATGCGACATGGTGGATCAAGGCCGCCATTCACGACTACATCCTGCGCTCCTGGTCGCTGGTCCGGATTGGGACGACGGCGGCCCAGAAGAAGCTGTTTTTTCGGCTCCGCGGCGAGATGAGAAAGACCGCCGGCGGTGCGATGGCGGGGCTCACGCCCGAAGTCGCCGAGGCGATTGCCGTGAAGCTCGAAGTGTCCGCGCGGGATGTGATCGAGATGGATGGCCGCCTGCGCGGCGACCTGTCGCTGAATGCGCGGGTCGGCGACGACGAGCACGGTGCCGAGTGGGAGGCCATGCTCGTGGATGAGACGAGCGACGCCGAGACCATCCTTGCCGATCAGGATCAGACGGAGCGCCGGGCAGGCGCCCTGCGCATTGCACTGAAAGCCCTCACGGGGCGTGAGCGGCGCGTGCTGGAGGCAAGGCGGCTCGCGGAGCATCCTCCGACACTCGATCAACTCGCCCGGGAGCTTTCGATCTCCAGCGAACGCGTTCGGCAAATCGAGATTCGCGCCTTTGCCAAGGTCCGGCGCGCCGCCATCCTTGCCACGCAGTCACCGTCCCTTGTGCCACCCGCCAGCGATGCTGAACGCGTTTTCATTTGA
- a CDS encoding efflux RND transporter permease subunit, with protein MGIVRFALRFPHTFYVLAALILFLGGIAVWSMPTDIFPEIRIPVVTVIWSYTGLSTPEMEQRVSTYSQYSISANVSDIKNIEAQTLNGLSVQKIYFQPDVNLDLAISQIVSATNAIRALMPPGIQPPVIVQFNASSVPVLQLSLESNKLNEQQLYDFGIYRIRQQLAPVPGVTLPTPAGGKYRQIMVDIDPNKLLSRGLTPLDIVNAVNTQNLTLPTGTAKIGDTQYTIRTNATPASIKDLNMIPVKFANGATILLKDVAQVRDGSQVQQNIVREDGHRAVLLSVIKNGNASTLAVVNGVKHALKSIRASAPAGLKISELFDQSVFVTHSVDGVLREGAIAAGLTALMILVFLGSWRSTLVVLISIPLAMLSSLIVLHFLGETLNTMTLGGLALAVGILVDDSTVTIENTHRLWTEEGMPLSEATLHGAAEIAVPTLVSTLAISCVFTSVVFLEGPAKYLFTPLGLAVVFAMLASYVLSRTLTPITIGLLLKGERRHGEGERPSGLFSRASAAFERGFERLRDGYSALLVILLRRRRIVPVVAVLVLALGAVMFVYVGRDFYPLIDGGEIQLHVRAPAGTRIERTEAIFQAVEDKIRQVIPDRDRGLIVDNIGLPARPYNLAFTDGSTIGVNDGTILVSLKDGHRPTADYVKKLRQVLPKAFPEDVFYFQAADIVTQILNFGLPAQIDVRTVGYGANNLSVAQELQKSLAAIPGIVDAHLQQEVDAPAFYADIDRTRAAQLGLNASTVATNINVSLSSSAQVSPNFWTDPTSGIPYYLAVQTPEYRANSLNALGNTPVSASLAASGQTVPGLLSNVATFKRGTVPTNLNQANVQPVYDVYASVQGRDLGGVAAEIDKVTSTLQKQLQPGNSIQVLGQIQSMHQSFRDLGIGLLFAAILVYMLMVVNYQNFGDPFVVIMALPATFCGIVTMLFVTGTTLNVPSLMGAIMAVGVASANSILLVTFAREAQLKGQSAFEAALSAGRTRIRPVLMTAAAMIVGMIPMAIGGPGEEQNAALARAVIGGLLFATPTTLLIVPYLFAWLRKGNDGKAQHGVFEEQPE; from the coding sequence ATGGGAATTGTCCGCTTCGCGCTCCGGTTTCCGCACACATTCTACGTGCTCGCGGCCCTGATCCTGTTCCTCGGCGGCATCGCGGTCTGGTCGATGCCGACGGACATCTTTCCCGAGATCCGCATTCCCGTCGTCACGGTGATCTGGAGCTATACCGGCCTGTCGACGCCGGAGATGGAGCAGCGCGTCAGCACGTACAGCCAGTACTCGATCAGCGCCAATGTCAGCGACATCAAGAACATCGAGGCGCAGACGCTCAACGGCCTGTCGGTTCAGAAGATCTACTTCCAACCGGACGTCAATCTCGACCTCGCGATCTCGCAGATCGTCTCGGCAACGAATGCCATCCGCGCGCTGATGCCGCCGGGCATCCAGCCGCCCGTCATCGTGCAGTTCAATGCCTCGAGCGTGCCGGTGCTGCAGCTCAGCCTCGAGTCCAACAAGTTGAACGAGCAGCAATTGTACGACTTCGGCATCTACCGGATCCGGCAGCAGCTGGCTCCGGTTCCGGGGGTGACGCTGCCGACGCCTGCGGGCGGCAAATATCGGCAGATCATGGTCGATATCGACCCGAACAAGCTGCTGTCGCGCGGATTGACGCCGCTCGACATCGTCAATGCGGTGAACACCCAGAACCTGACGCTGCCGACCGGCACCGCAAAGATTGGCGACACCCAGTACACCATCCGGACCAACGCGACGCCGGCCTCGATCAAGGATCTCAACATGATCCCGGTCAAGTTCGCGAACGGCGCGACCATCCTGCTGAAGGACGTCGCCCAGGTCCGCGACGGATCGCAGGTCCAGCAGAACATCGTGCGCGAGGACGGCCACCGCGCGGTCCTGCTCAGCGTGATCAAGAACGGCAACGCCTCGACGCTTGCCGTCGTCAACGGTGTCAAACATGCCCTGAAGTCGATCCGGGCGTCGGCTCCTGCCGGGCTGAAGATCAGCGAGCTGTTCGACCAGTCGGTCTTCGTCACCCATTCGGTCGACGGCGTGCTGCGCGAAGGCGCGATCGCCGCGGGTCTCACGGCGCTGATGATCCTGGTCTTCCTGGGATCGTGGCGCTCGACGCTCGTGGTCCTGATCTCCATCCCGCTCGCGATGCTGTCCTCGCTCATCGTCCTGCATTTCCTGGGCGAGACCCTCAACACGATGACGCTGGGCGGGCTGGCGCTCGCGGTGGGCATCCTGGTCGACGATTCCACGGTGACGATCGAGAACACGCATCGGCTCTGGACCGAGGAGGGGATGCCGCTGTCGGAGGCGACGCTGCACGGTGCGGCCGAAATCGCCGTGCCGACGCTGGTCTCCACGCTCGCGATCAGCTGCGTCTTCACCTCCGTCGTATTTCTCGAAGGACCGGCCAAATACCTGTTCACGCCGCTCGGCCTTGCCGTGGTGTTCGCGATGCTAGCGTCCTACGTGCTGTCGCGGACGCTCACGCCGATCACGATCGGCCTGCTGCTGAAGGGCGAGCGGCGCCATGGCGAGGGCGAGAGGCCGTCCGGGCTGTTTTCGCGCGCCTCGGCTGCGTTCGAACGTGGCTTCGAGCGCTTGCGCGACGGCTATTCCGCGCTCTTGGTGATCCTGCTCCGGCGGCGACGCATCGTGCCGGTCGTCGCGGTGCTCGTGCTGGCCCTTGGGGCGGTCATGTTCGTCTACGTCGGAAGGGACTTCTATCCCCTGATCGACGGCGGCGAGATCCAGCTCCATGTTCGTGCGCCCGCCGGGACCCGCATCGAGCGCACCGAGGCGATCTTCCAGGCGGTCGAGGACAAGATCCGCCAGGTCATTCCGGACCGGGATCGCGGGCTGATCGTCGACAATATCGGACTGCCCGCGCGTCCCTACAATCTGGCCTTCACCGACGGCTCGACCATCGGGGTGAACGACGGAACGATCCTCGTATCGCTCAAGGACGGCCACAGGCCGACCGCGGACTACGTCAAGAAGCTGCGCCAGGTCCTGCCGAAGGCCTTCCCCGAGGACGTCTTCTATTTCCAGGCGGCCGATATCGTCACCCAGATTCTGAATTTCGGCCTGCCGGCGCAAATCGACGTCCGGACCGTCGGCTACGGCGCCAACAATCTGTCGGTGGCGCAGGAACTGCAGAAGAGCCTCGCGGCAATTCCCGGGATCGTCGATGCGCATCTCCAGCAGGAGGTGGATGCACCGGCGTTCTATGCCGACATCGACCGGACCCGGGCCGCTCAACTGGGACTGAACGCCAGCACGGTGGCGACCAACATCAATGTCAGCCTCAGTTCGTCCGCCCAGGTCTCGCCGAACTTCTGGACCGATCCGACGTCGGGCATCCCCTACTATCTGGCCGTGCAGACGCCGGAGTACCGCGCCAACTCACTCAACGCGCTGGGCAACACGCCGGTGTCGGCCTCGCTGGCCGCAAGCGGGCAGACGGTGCCGGGCCTTCTCAGCAATGTCGCGACCTTCAAGCGCGGGACCGTACCGACCAATTTGAACCAGGCCAATGTCCAGCCGGTGTACGACGTCTATGCAAGCGTACAGGGCCGCGATCTCGGCGGTGTCGCGGCCGAGATCGACAAGGTGACCTCGACGCTTCAGAAGCAGCTTCAGCCGGGAAATTCGATCCAGGTCCTGGGTCAGATCCAGAGCATGCATCAATCGTTCCGCGATCTCGGGATCGGGCTGCTGTTTGCCGCCATCCTGGTCTACATGCTGATGGTCGTTAACTATCAGAATTTCGGCGACCCCTTCGTCGTCATCATGGCGTTGCCGGCGACCTTCTGCGGCATCGTGACGATGCTGTTCGTCACCGGGACGACGCTGAACGTGCCGTCATTGATGGGCGCGATCATGGCGGTGGGCGTCGCATCGGCCAATTCCATCCTGCTCGTGACCTTCGCGCGTGAGGCGCAGCTGAAGGGGCAGTCCGCGTTCGAGGCTGCGCTGAGTGCAGGTCGCACGCGAATCCGTCCCGTGTTGATGACGGCCGCCGCGATGATCGTGGGCATGATCCCGATGGCGATCGGAGGCCCGGGCGAGGAGCAGAACGCGGCGCTCGCCCGCGCCGTCATCGGCGGGCTGCTGTTTGCGACGCCCACGACATTGCTGATCGTGCCTTATCTCTTCGCCTGGCTGCGCAAGGGCAATGACGGCAAGGCTCAGCACGGCGTATTCGAGGAGCAACCGGAATGA